One stretch of Prunus persica cultivar Lovell chromosome G1, Prunus_persica_NCBIv2, whole genome shotgun sequence DNA includes these proteins:
- the LOC18792970 gene encoding (R)-mandelonitrile lyase 1 codes for MEKSRIGVVLFLLYLSVFYPQSEVQSFATPSDHDLSYMKFVYNSTDLPLEEVYDYIVVGGGTAGCPLAATLSAKYSVLLLEKGSVPSAYPSVLRQDGIITTLALEDDGKTPAERFTSEDGVANVRGRVLGGSSMINTGIYSRAEKEFYGNSGIEWDMDLVNKAYQWVENTVISPQNVSPWQSVVKEGLLEAGVCPDNGYNLNHIPGSKVTGTLFDNQGRRHGAVELLNLGNPKNLRVAVHATVERIIFSSNALSLSARGIVYSDSKGRSHKAFIHGKGEVILSAGAIGSTQLLLLSGVGPEPYLSSIKIPVVHPEPYIGQFMRDNPRNYITILPPFQLDASTPQIAGITSDFYIETFSGLPFSTPPFSVFPDPSFSTKINSTFGQIAYKIPGPLSHGSLRLQSSYDVKVGPNVRFNYFANPLDLARCVSATRKIGDLLSTNSLKPFKAQDLPGIDGFNFFGPPLPMNLADTASLETFCRETVATFWHYHGGCLVGKVVDGDLRVKGINALRVVDGSTFKFSPGTNPQATLMMLGRYIGVKMLKER; via the exons ATGGAAAAGTCAAGAATTGgtgttgtattgtttcttttgtaCCTGTCTGTCTTCTATCCTCAATCTGAGGTTCAATCATTCGCCACTCCATCTGATCACG ATTTAAGCTACATGAAATTTGTCTATAATTCCACTGATCTGCCATTAGAAGAAGTGTACGACTACATTGTAGTTGGAGGGGGTACAGCAGGCTGCCCATTAGCAGCAACTTTATCTGCAAAGTACTCGGTTCTCCTGCTAGAAAAGGGCAGTGTTCCAAGTGCATATCCAAGTGTTTTGCGCCAAGATGGGATTATTACAACTCTCGCGCTAGAAGACGATGGAAAGACGCCAGCTGAAAGGTTCACATCCGAAGATGGTGTGGCCAATGTAAGAGGCAGGGTTCTTGGTGGGTCAAGCATGATCAACACTGGTATATACTCTAGAGCCGAAAAAGAATTTTATGGAAACTCAGGAATTGAATGGGACATGGATTTGGTTAACAAGGCCTATCAATGGGTTGAAAATACTGTCATATCCCCCCAGAATGTGTCGCCTTGGCAATCTGTTGTAAAGGAAGGTTTGTTAGAGGCTGGTGTTTGTCCAGACAACGGATATAATTTAAATCACATTCCAGGAAGTAAGGTCACGGGTACTCTTTTTGACAATCAGGGAAGGAGACATGGAGCTGTGGAATTGCTTAATCTAGGAAACCCAAAGAACTTGCGAGTTGCAGTTCATGCCACAGTAGAGAGAATCATATTCTCTTCCAACGCACTAA GTTTGTCTGCTAGAGGAATCGTGTATAGTGATTCTAAAGGGAGGTCACATAAGGCCTTCATACATGGCAAGGGAGAGGTTATATTGAGTGCAGGAGCAATTGGAAGCACTCAACTCCTGCTACTTAGTGGTGTTGGCCCAGAGCCCTACCTTTCATCTATCAAAATCCCAGTTGTTCACCCCGAGCCTTACATTGGACAATTTATGCGTGATAATCCTCGTAATTACATCACAATTTTGCCTCCATTTCAACTGGATGCCTCTACTCCACAGATTGCTGGTATCACAAGCGATTTCTACATAGAGACTTTCTCGGGGTTACCATTTTCTACTCCACCATTTAGTGTTTTTCCTGATCCATCTTTCTCCACAAAGATAAATTCAACTTTCGGACAAATTGCGTACAAAATTCCAGGACCCTTGTCCCATGGTTCGCTTAGGCTGCAGTCGTCCTATGACGTCAAAGTTGGTCCAAATGTTCGCTTCAACTACTTTGCAAATCCGCTGGATCTTGCTCGTTGTGTTAGTGCCACAAGGAAGATCGGTGATTTATTAAGCACAAATTCGTTGAAACCATTTAAGGCTCAAGATTTGCCTGGTATAGATGGTTTCAACTTTTTCGGACCACCATTACCAATGAACCTTGCAGATACCGCATCCTTGGAAACATTTTGTCGAGAGACAGTAGCCACATTTTGGCACTACCATGGGGGATGCCTTGTGGGAAAGGTGGTTGATGGGGATTTACGAGTCAAGGGGATCAATGCCTTACGTGTTGTTGATGGATCCACATTCAAGTTCTCACCAGGGACCAATCCTCAGGCCACCCTTATGATGTTAGGAAG GTATATTGGCGTTAAGATGCTGAAAGAAAGATAA
- the LOC109946708 gene encoding (R)-mandelonitrile lyase 3-like, whose translation MDKSIISATLLVLLLFVLHLQSEVHSFATTSNHDFSYMKFVYNATPPQLEATYDYIVVGGGTAGCPLAATLSLNYSVLLLERGSVPTAYPSVLREDGFLNNLMQEDDGKTPAQRFMSEDGVPNVRGRVLGGSSMINAGFYSRADREFFLKSGIEWDMDLVNKAYQWVEDSIVFSPNLTQWQSAVKEALLEAGVGPDNGLNVDHIKGTKIGGSTFDNHGRRHGAVELLNRGEPKNLRVAVHATVEKIIFSSNTSSLSAIGIIYSDSNGRSHRAFVRGKGEVILSAGAIGSPQLLLLSGVGPESYLSSLKIPVVRSHPYVGQFMYDNPRNLINILPPFPLEPSAVKIVGITNDFYVETISGLPFSSPPFSIFPNPSNPIKVDSSYGQIVIKFPGPLSYGSLKLQSSSDVRVGPNVRFNYLSNPVDLARCVSGMKKIGDLLRTDAMKPFKAEDLPGIEGFKFFGLSLPKNQTDILSFKIFCQGSVATFWHYQGGSIVGKVVDGGLRVMGINALRVVDTSVFNFSPGTNPQATLMMLGRYVGLTMLQAR comes from the exons atggacaaatcgataatATCTGCTACACTATTGGTGTTGCTCCTTTTTGTCCTTCATCTTCAATCAGAGGTTCATTCGTTCGCCACTACTTCCAATCATG ATTTTAGCTACATGAAATTTGTGTATAACGCAACCCCTCCGCAGTTAGAAGCAACATATGACTACATTGTAGTTGGTGGAGGAACAGCTGGGTGTCCATTGGCGGCCACTTTATCCTTGAATTACTCGGTGCTCCTTTTGGAAAGGGGCAGTGTTCCTACAGCATATCCCAGCGTTCTGCGTGAAGATGGCTTTTTGAACAATCTCATGcaagaagatgatggcaaGACACCAGCTCAAAGATTCATGTCAGAAGATGGTGTTCCTAATGTAAGAGGCAGGGTCCTAGGAGGGTCAAGCATGATCAATGCTGGCTTCTACTCAAGAGCTGACAGGGAATTCTTTCTgaaatcaggaattgaatGGGACATGGATTTGGTGAATAAGGCATATCAGTGGGTTGAAGACAGTATCGTGTTTTCCCCGAACTTGACACAATGGCAATCTGCTGTAAAAGAAGCTTTGTTGGAGGCTGGTGTTGGTCCAGACAATGGACTTAATGTGGATCACATTAAAGGAACTAAAATTGGGGGTTCAACTTTTGACAATCATGGAAGGAGACATGGAGCTGTGGAACTTCTGAATAGAGGAGAGCCAAAGAACTTGCGAGTTGCTGTTCATGCCACAGTAGAGAAGATCATCTTCTCTTCCAATACGTCAA GTTTGTCAGCTATAGGAATCATATATAGTGATTCGAACGGGAGATCTCATCGCGCATTTGTACGTGGTAAGGGAGAGGTTATATTGAGTGCAGGGGCAATCGGGAGCCCTCAACTTCTACTACTTAGTGGTGTTGGCCCGGAGTCTTACCTATCATCCCTGAAAATCCCAGTTGTGCGTTCCCATCCATATGTCGGACAGTTTATGTATGACAATCCTCGTAATTTAATAAACATTTTGCCTCCATTCCCACTAGAACCCTCAGCTGTAAAGATTGTAGGCATTACCAATGATTTCTACGTTGAGACAATCTCTGGATTGCCATTTTCTTCTCCACCATTTAGCATTTTTCCTAATCCATCTAATCCCATCAAGGTAGATTCGAGTTACGGACAAATTGTTATCAAATTTCCAGGACCCTTGTCGTATGGTTCTCTTAAGCTACAATCATCGTCGGATGTTAGGGTTGGTCCAAATGTTAGATTCAACTACCTTTCAAATCCGGTGGACCTTGCTCGTTGTGTAAGTGGCATGAAGAAGATTGGTGATTTGTTAAGGACAGACGCAATGAAACCATTTAAGGCTGAAGATTTGCCGGGAATAGAAGGCTTCAAGTTTTTTGGACTATCTTTGCCAAAGAACCAAACAGACATTTTAtcctttaaaatattttgtcaagGTTCAGTGGCCACATTTTGGCATTACCAGGGTGGATCCATTGTTGGAAAGGTGGTTGATGGTGGTTTGCGTGTTATGGGGATCAACGCATTACGTGTTGTTGATACCTCCGTATTCAATTTCTCACCAGGGACAAATCCTCAGGCAACCCTTATGATGTTAGGCAG GTATGTTGGCCTTACGATGCTGCAAGCAAGATAA